The following are encoded together in the Paludisphaera mucosa genome:
- a CDS encoding EutN/CcmL family microcompartment protein, with translation MQIGRVVATATSTVKHPSFEKERLLVVQLEGVDGRPDGEPVLAFDRLGAGKGDRVVLTSDGALLRELLGRDTPGRWSVMGVPDAR, from the coding sequence ATGCAGATCGGCCGCGTGGTCGCCACGGCGACCTCCACGGTGAAGCACCCGTCGTTCGAGAAGGAGCGGCTTTTGGTCGTCCAGCTCGAAGGCGTCGACGGCCGGCCCGACGGCGAGCCGGTCCTCGCCTTCGACCGGCTGGGCGCGGGCAAGGGCGACCGGGTCGTCCTGACCAGCGACGGGGCCCTGCTGCGAGAGCTGCTCGGCCGCGACACCCCGGGGCGCTGGAGCGTCATGGGCGTGCCCGACGCGCGGTGA
- a CDS encoding EutN/CcmL family microcompartment protein, with protein sequence MRIVEVVGRVTLSRMHPSLTGARFPIVLPMTLTALRDGAPDRGEELVAYDKLGVGPGDLVGLSEGGEAANPFGKVKTPVDAYCACLLDAISF encoded by the coding sequence ATGAGGATCGTCGAGGTCGTGGGCCGCGTGACGCTGTCGCGGATGCACCCGAGCCTGACCGGCGCCCGGTTCCCGATCGTCCTGCCGATGACCCTGACGGCCCTCCGCGACGGCGCGCCCGACCGCGGCGAGGAGCTGGTCGCCTACGACAAGCTGGGCGTGGGCCCCGGCGACCTGGTCGGCCTGAGCGAAGGGGGCGAGGCGGCCAACCCCTTCGGCAAGGTGAAGACCCCGGTCGACGCCTACTGCGCCTGCCTGCTCGACGCGATCTCCTTCTAA
- a CDS encoding class II aldolase/adducin family protein, with protein MSAMNEWKLREMMCEIGRRIYDKGFAAANDGNISYRLSEDRVLCTPTRVSKGFMKPDDLCIIDMEGKQISGKRKRSSEMLLHLAALKARPDMRSCVHCHPPHATAFAVAKEPIPKCVLPEIEVFLGEVAISPYETPGGQKFADTILPYVKDTETILLANHGTITLGVDLEDAYFKTEIIDAYCRILLLAKQLGRVNYYGDDKAAELIKLKPGLGIPDARLTRGLENCDLCGNSLFREGYGSFSPEPKVFLHPKLIDQAAQGGETSACGCSTGEDRAGNGSSAHGRTSSNGNGAPAGPNVDALVQSITDQVMSALNGSAK; from the coding sequence ATGAGCGCGATGAACGAGTGGAAACTGCGGGAGATGATGTGCGAGATCGGCCGGCGGATCTACGACAAGGGGTTCGCGGCGGCCAACGACGGCAACATCAGCTACCGCCTGAGCGAGGACCGCGTCCTCTGCACGCCGACGCGGGTCTCCAAGGGCTTCATGAAGCCCGACGACCTCTGCATCATCGACATGGAGGGCAAGCAGATCTCCGGCAAGCGCAAGCGCTCCAGCGAAATGCTGCTGCACCTCGCCGCGCTGAAGGCCCGCCCCGACATGCGCTCGTGCGTCCACTGCCACCCGCCCCACGCGACGGCCTTCGCGGTGGCCAAGGAGCCGATCCCGAAGTGCGTCCTGCCCGAGATCGAGGTCTTCCTGGGCGAGGTCGCCATCTCGCCCTATGAGACCCCCGGCGGCCAGAAGTTCGCCGACACGATCCTCCCCTACGTCAAGGACACCGAGACGATCCTGCTGGCCAACCACGGCACGATCACCCTGGGGGTCGACCTCGAGGACGCGTACTTCAAGACCGAGATCATCGACGCCTACTGCCGGATCCTGCTGCTGGCCAAGCAACTCGGCCGGGTGAACTACTACGGCGACGACAAGGCCGCCGAGCTGATCAAGCTCAAGCCGGGCCTGGGCATCCCCGACGCCCGGCTCACCCGCGGGCTGGAGAACTGCGACCTCTGCGGCAACAGCCTCTTCCGCGAGGGCTACGGCTCGTTCAGCCCCGAGCCCAAGGTCTTCCTCCACCCCAAGCTGATCGACCAGGCCGCCCAGGGCGGCGAGACCTCGGCCTGCGGCTGCTCGACCGGCGAGGACCGCGCCGGCAACGGCTCCTCGGCCCACGGCCGGACGTCGTCCAACGGCAACGGCGCCCCCGCCGGCCCGAACGTCGACGCCCTCGTCCAGTCGATCACCGACCAGGTCATGAGCGCCCTCAACGGCTCGGCGAAGTAA